The Nostoc sp. 'Lobaria pulmonaria (5183) cyanobiont' genome window below encodes:
- a CDS encoding NAD-dependent epimerase/dehydratase family protein: MAKIIVTGVAGFIGSHLAETLLKQGNEVIGIDEFNDYYDPMLKRNNVAHLYRLPGFALIEGDMQFLDWQKLLKDVDVVYHQAAQAGVRASWGKAFRGYTERNVNATQVLLEAAKDARHLKRLVFASSSSVYGDAETLPTHERICPQPVSPYGITKLAAEFLCELYYKNFGVPCVTLRYFTVYGPKQRPDMAFHKFFQSILHDEAIPIYGDGQQTREFTFVSDIVAANLAAATAPQVVGEIFNIGGGSRVVLAEVLNTIEEIVGKPIKRNHIEKAIGDARHTGADVSKAQKILGYQPQVSLKEGLTQEWEWVKSLYSLSS, translated from the coding sequence ATGGCTAAAATTATTGTTACTGGAGTCGCAGGCTTTATTGGTTCTCATCTTGCAGAAACATTGCTAAAACAAGGAAACGAAGTGATCGGGATTGATGAATTCAATGATTATTACGATCCTATGTTAAAGCGAAACAATGTTGCACACTTGTATCGTTTACCTGGTTTTGCATTAATTGAAGGAGATATGCAGTTTTTAGATTGGCAGAAACTCTTAAAAGATGTTGATGTAGTTTACCATCAAGCGGCACAAGCAGGGGTCAGAGCAAGTTGGGGTAAAGCTTTTCGAGGCTATACAGAACGAAATGTTAACGCTACACAAGTTTTGCTGGAAGCAGCTAAAGATGCTAGACACCTAAAAAGATTAGTGTTTGCCTCTTCATCTAGTGTATATGGTGATGCAGAAACATTGCCTACCCACGAGAGAATTTGTCCTCAACCAGTTTCTCCTTACGGCATTACGAAGCTAGCAGCAGAATTTTTGTGTGAACTGTATTACAAGAACTTTGGTGTGCCCTGTGTGACATTGCGCTATTTTACAGTTTATGGCCCCAAACAGCGCCCAGATATGGCATTTCATAAGTTTTTTCAATCCATTTTGCACGATGAGGCGATTCCTATTTACGGCGATGGCCAGCAAACGCGGGAGTTTACGTTTGTTAGTGATATTGTCGCCGCTAATTTAGCCGCCGCTACCGCACCCCAAGTAGTGGGAGAAATCTTTAATATCGGTGGTGGTAGCAGGGTGGTTTTAGCAGAAGTCTTAAATACGATTGAAGAAATTGTTGGGAAGCCAATCAAAAGAAACCACATAGAAAAAGCGATAGGAGACGCGCGCCACACTGGTGCTGATGTATCTAAAGCCCAGAAAATTCTCGGATATCAACCGCAAGTCTCCCTAAAAGAGGGTTTGACGCAGGAATGGGAGTGGGTGAAATCTTTGTATTCCCTATCTTCCTAA
- the nblS gene encoding two-component system sensor histidine kinase NblS: MLTLLKTIRDEIASWWSEFTLQTKLLAVATMVVSLVMSGLTFWAVNTIQQDARMNDTRFGRDLGLLLAANVAPLIADNNLTEVAQFSQRFYSSTSSVRYMLYADENGEIFFGIPFWEAEVENSLTIKRRIQLPEDYPGDGEKPMVRQHTTPDGIVTDVFIPLIVNKKYLGVLAIGINPNQTAVISTNFTRDVTIAVFITIWVMVILAGVINALTITKPIKELLVGVKQIATGNFKQRINLPLGGELGELILSFNEMAERLERYEEQNIEELTAEKAKLETLVSTIADGAVLIDNNMQVILVNPTAERIFGWEAANVVGCNVLHHLPASVQIEITRPLYEMAAGECESAEFRIFINQPIPRTIRILLTTVLNLQRESIKGIAITIQDITREVELNDAKSQFISNVSHELRTPLFNIKTYIETLHDYGEDLALQERQEFLQTVNHETDRLTRLVNDVLDLSKLESGRSYSFDGVDLAQAIEQTLRTYQLNAKDKGVELVQEVAPDLPLVLGNYDLLVQVFGNLIGNALKFTKAGGKVAIRAYQLDFKPSHTQSAPVRIEISDTGIGIATEDQHSIFERFFRVENRVHTLEGTGLGLSIVRNIIDRHRSKVHLVSEVSIGTTFWFDLATFEEKAPPIQVEPIAEASNIITA; the protein is encoded by the coding sequence ATGCTAACTCTGTTAAAAACAATTCGAGATGAGATCGCAAGTTGGTGGTCAGAGTTCACCCTCCAGACTAAACTGCTGGCTGTGGCCACAATGGTAGTTTCGTTGGTGATGAGTGGTTTGACCTTCTGGGCTGTGAATACAATTCAGCAGGATGCGCGGATGAATGACACCCGCTTTGGTCGTGATTTAGGGCTGCTGCTTGCTGCCAACGTTGCCCCCTTGATCGCTGACAATAATCTTACAGAGGTTGCCCAATTTTCCCAACGCTTTTATAGCAGCACCTCTAGCGTGCGTTATATGCTTTATGCCGATGAAAACGGGGAAATCTTTTTTGGCATTCCTTTTTGGGAAGCTGAGGTAGAAAACTCCCTTACCATTAAACGGCGGATACAACTGCCAGAAGATTACCCTGGTGATGGGGAAAAGCCGATGGTGCGGCAACACACGACCCCAGATGGGATAGTCACCGATGTATTTATTCCCCTGATTGTCAATAAAAAATACTTAGGTGTATTAGCGATCGGGATCAACCCCAATCAGACCGCTGTTATCTCCACCAATTTTACCCGCGATGTCACCATTGCCGTTTTTATCACAATTTGGGTAATGGTAATTTTGGCAGGAGTGATTAACGCCTTGACCATCACCAAGCCCATTAAAGAACTACTCGTGGGGGTAAAGCAAATTGCTACCGGGAATTTTAAGCAGCGCATTAATTTACCTTTAGGCGGCGAACTAGGGGAATTAATTTTAAGCTTTAATGAGATGGCAGAGCGATTAGAGCGCTATGAAGAACAGAACATTGAAGAACTGACCGCAGAAAAAGCCAAACTAGAAACCCTAGTTTCCACGATCGCAGATGGTGCTGTGTTGATTGATAACAACATGCAGGTGATTTTAGTCAACCCCACAGCAGAGCGAATTTTTGGCTGGGAAGCCGCTAATGTAGTAGGTTGCAATGTCTTACATCACTTGCCAGCATCAGTACAAATCGAAATCACCCGTCCCTTGTACGAAATGGCAGCAGGCGAATGCGAAAGCGCCGAATTCCGAATTTTTATTAACCAACCTATCCCACGAACGATCCGCATTCTCTTGACTACAGTACTCAACCTGCAAAGGGAAAGCATCAAAGGTATTGCGATTACTATTCAAGATATAACCCGTGAAGTTGAACTAAACGATGCAAAAAGTCAATTTATCAGCAACGTTTCTCACGAACTGCGAACACCTCTATTCAACATTAAAACTTATATTGAAACCCTGCACGACTACGGCGAAGACTTAGCTTTACAAGAACGGCAAGAGTTTCTGCAAACAGTCAACCATGAAACCGATCGCCTAACCCGCCTAGTTAACGATGTTTTGGATTTGTCAAAACTCGAATCTGGTCGCAGCTACAGCTTTGATGGCGTAGATTTAGCCCAAGCGATCGAGCAAACCCTGCGTACTTACCAACTCAATGCAAAAGATAAAGGTGTTGAACTTGTTCAGGAAGTTGCCCCTGATTTGCCGCTAGTATTAGGTAATTACGATCTGTTAGTACAAGTGTTTGGCAACCTGATTGGTAATGCCCTTAAATTCACCAAAGCCGGTGGTAAAGTAGCAATCCGCGCCTACCAACTAGATTTCAAGCCCAGTCACACCCAATCTGCACCAGTGCGAATTGAAATTTCCGATACTGGAATTGGCATCGCCACAGAAGATCAACACTCAATTTTTGAACGCTTCTTCCGCGTAGAAAACCGAGTTCACACCCTAGAAGGCACGGGTTTAGGTTTATCGATTGTCAGAAATATTATCGACAGACATCGTAGTAAAGTCCATCTAGTGAGTGAAGTCAGCATTGGCACTACTTTTTGGTTTGACTTAGCCACCTTTGAGGAAAAAGCGCCACCGATACAAGTTGAGCCTATTGCAGAAGCATCCAACATCATCACAGCTTGA
- a CDS encoding glycosyltransferase family 39 protein — MKKQLSQKWTFSKYWLRFLIIILLVIGAFFRFVNIDKKIYWGDEVFSSLRISGYTQSEMKTQLSNGHLIGIEDLHKYQYPNPEKNVIDTIKGLILEDSQILPLYILITRFWVECFGNSIAAIRSFSAFISLLTFPCIYWLCQELFESSLVGWIAIGLVAISPIHIVYAQEARSYSLGIVAILISSVALLRAMRLQTNVSWCIYAATLSIGFYTHLFFTLVAFGQGIYLVVIEGFRLSKISISYVLSLFAGFITFVPWIWIIITNPQPEAVTWANTKQTLLMSATRWAGIFSRAFIDLGISLNEPGKLKFVLIPFILIILALISYSIYFVCRKTSKKVWLFVLTLIGSVGLPLLITDFVFQKRFATSRYTLPSVLGIQLAVAYLFTTKIASIYTKAWQKKFWSLVAFMVIMGGVVSCMVHSQAQIWWNQVPDKYQEYPQIANIINQGKKPLLISDEDNLFPQLQVLSKLIDSKVQFQIVGKNQLPEINNGFSDIFLFLFEPSDFLKAGIEKVYNSKLQQGNHYLWKITKPN, encoded by the coding sequence ATGAAAAAGCAATTATCACAGAAATGGACTTTTTCTAAATATTGGTTACGTTTTTTAATTATCATCCTATTAGTAATAGGCGCATTTTTCCGCTTCGTCAATATTGATAAAAAAATTTATTGGGGTGATGAAGTTTTTTCATCATTACGCATATCTGGCTATACGCAGTCAGAAATGAAAACGCAATTAAGTAATGGTCATTTGATTGGCATAGAAGATTTACATAAATACCAGTATCCTAATCCTGAAAAAAATGTAATTGATACAATTAAAGGGCTTATTTTAGAAGATTCGCAGATTTTGCCACTATACATCTTAATTACCCGGTTTTGGGTAGAGTGCTTTGGCAATTCTATAGCAGCGATCAGAAGTTTTTCGGCATTTATTAGTCTGCTTACCTTTCCTTGTATTTATTGGCTATGTCAAGAATTATTTGAGTCTTCATTAGTAGGGTGGATAGCCATCGGGTTAGTAGCTATTTCACCTATTCACATTGTGTATGCACAAGAAGCGCGATCGTATAGTTTAGGGATAGTAGCCATATTAATATCGAGCGTAGCACTGCTGCGAGCCATGCGCCTTCAAACAAATGTTAGTTGGTGCATTTATGCAGCAACATTATCAATAGGGTTTTATACTCATCTATTTTTTACCTTGGTTGCTTTTGGACAGGGAATTTATCTAGTTGTAATCGAAGGTTTCCGATTGAGTAAAATATCGATTTCCTACGTACTATCATTGTTTGCAGGGTTTATAACTTTTGTACCTTGGATTTGGATTATTATTACCAATCCTCAGCCAGAAGCAGTCACTTGGGCGAATACTAAACAAACATTATTGATGTCAGCTACAAGGTGGGCTGGTATCTTTAGTCGTGCGTTTATTGATTTAGGTATTAGTCTTAACGAACCGGGAAAACTTAAGTTTGTCTTAATTCCTTTTATTTTAATTATTTTAGCTTTAATCAGCTACTCAATTTATTTTGTATGTCGAAAAACCTCTAAAAAAGTTTGGTTATTTGTCTTAACCTTGATTGGATCTGTAGGGCTTCCTTTACTGATAACAGATTTCGTCTTTCAAAAGCGGTTTGCTACTAGTCGATATACCCTTCCTTCAGTTTTAGGTATACAGTTAGCTGTTGCTTACCTATTTACCACTAAGATCGCGTCTATTTATACTAAAGCTTGGCAAAAAAAGTTTTGGTCGCTTGTAGCGTTTATGGTAATTATGGGCGGAGTTGTATCTTGTATGGTTCACTCTCAAGCGCAGATTTGGTGGAACCAAGTGCCTGATAAATACCAAGAATATCCTCAAATTGCTAATATTATTAATCAAGGGAAGAAACCGCTTTTAATTAGTGATGAGGATAACCTTTTTCCACAGCTACAAGTACTTAGTAAATTAATCGACTCAAAAGTGCAATTTCAAATTGTAGGAAAAAATCAGTTACCAGAGATTAATAACGGCTTTAGTGACATATTTTTGTTCTTGTTCGAGCCGTCTGACTTTTTAAAAGCTGGAATTGAAAAAGTTTATAACTCAAAGTTACAGCAGGGAAACCATTATCTCTGGAAAATAACAAAACCTAATTAA
- the purD gene encoding phosphoribosylamine--glycine ligase, with protein sequence MKVLVVGNGGREHALAWKLLQSKQIEQVVCVPGNGGTASMEGCQNLPLAVDDFEGMSRYALEHGITLVIVGPEVPLAKGITDYLQDKGLMVFGPVRAGAQIEASKAWAKALMQEAGIPTARAAVFTEAAAAKSYVKSQGAPIVVKADGLAAGKGVTVAETVAQAESAVDAIFQGQFGSAGKFVVIEECLIGQEVSVLALTDGLTIRPLLPAQDHKRIGDGDTGENTGGMGAYSPAPIATPELMARIQTEVLERAIATLRAKGIDYRGVLYAGLMIAPDGDLKVLEFNCRFGDPETQVILPLLETPLEELILACVQQRLSELPPIAWKGGASATVVAASGGYPGEYEKGQVITGIGKAEATGATVFHAGTKLNQQQEIVTDGGRVLNVTGIGENFEQAIAQAYASIKYIQFQGMYYRRDIGHRVVSVKQRETP encoded by the coding sequence GTGAAAGTTTTAGTTGTCGGTAATGGGGGGCGCGAACACGCTCTAGCATGGAAACTGTTGCAATCTAAGCAAATTGAGCAAGTTGTCTGTGTACCAGGGAATGGGGGCACGGCAAGTATGGAAGGTTGCCAGAACTTGCCTTTAGCAGTAGATGATTTTGAGGGCATGAGCCGATATGCTCTAGAACATGGCATAACTCTGGTAATAGTTGGGCCAGAAGTCCCCCTAGCTAAGGGAATCACAGATTACCTCCAAGACAAAGGATTGATGGTATTTGGCCCAGTCAGAGCGGGAGCGCAAATTGAGGCGAGTAAAGCTTGGGCAAAAGCCCTGATGCAAGAAGCAGGGATTCCGACGGCACGGGCTGCGGTATTTACGGAAGCTGCGGCAGCAAAATCTTACGTTAAATCTCAGGGAGCGCCAATTGTTGTTAAAGCTGATGGCTTGGCGGCTGGTAAGGGTGTAACGGTAGCTGAAACAGTTGCCCAGGCAGAAAGTGCCGTTGATGCAATTTTTCAAGGACAATTTGGCAGTGCTGGTAAATTTGTCGTCATTGAAGAATGTTTGATTGGGCAAGAGGTGTCAGTTTTAGCGTTGACCGATGGGTTAACAATTAGACCCTTGTTGCCAGCTCAAGATCATAAGCGCATTGGTGACGGCGATACAGGAGAAAATACTGGCGGGATGGGAGCATACAGCCCCGCACCCATTGCTACACCAGAGTTGATGGCACGCATTCAAACAGAAGTATTAGAAAGAGCGATCGCCACCTTACGAGCCAAAGGCATTGATTACCGAGGCGTGCTGTATGCTGGGTTAATGATTGCACCCGATGGCGACTTGAAGGTTTTGGAATTTAACTGTCGCTTTGGCGATCCCGAAACCCAGGTGATTTTGCCACTGTTAGAAACACCCCTAGAAGAGTTGATTCTAGCCTGTGTACAGCAGCGCTTAAGTGAATTGCCGCCCATTGCTTGGAAAGGAGGAGCATCTGCCACTGTCGTTGCCGCTTCCGGTGGTTATCCAGGAGAATATGAGAAGGGCCAGGTGATTACTGGCATTGGGAAGGCAGAAGCAACAGGAGCAACTGTATTTCATGCAGGTACAAAATTAAACCAGCAACAAGAAATAGTCACAGATGGAGGTCGAGTATTAAATGTGACGGGAATCGGAGAAAATTTTGAGCAAGCGATCGCCCAAGCCTACGCTAGTATCAAATATATTCAGTTTCAGGGAATGTATTACCGGAGAGATATTGGGCATAGAGTAGTCAGCGTGAAGCAGAGGGAAACCCCATAA
- a CDS encoding XisI protein produces the protein MDKLTEYPKIIKRILTEYVELCNRRPNRDIETFLIMDEPKGHYIWMNLGWQHGERITGMTVYIRIRDCKFWIEEDWTEYGIATDLVRAGVAQEDIVLAFHEPKMRQYTDFAVAS, from the coding sequence ATGGATAAATTAACTGAGTATCCCAAGATAATTAAGCGTATCCTGACAGAGTATGTAGAACTATGTAACCGTCGTCCTAACCGAGACATCGAAACATTCTTGATTATGGATGAGCCAAAGGGTCACTATATTTGGATGAACCTTGGTTGGCAACATGGCGAACGCATTACTGGTATGACTGTCTACATTCGGATTCGAGATTGCAAATTTTGGATTGAGGAAGATTGGACTGAATATGGTATTGCAACTGACCTAGTTCGTGCAGGCGTTGCCCAGGAAGATATAGTGTTGGCATTCCATGAGCCTAAGATGCGGCAGTACACAGATTTTGCAGTAGCATCGTAG
- a CDS encoding DUF2157 domain-containing protein, whose product MSSPLERPLKIEIRLPSSDPQLLEGLDIWLRLGLISDAQVRQLCREFLICAVVLQPQVEAQTKVVFATSDPVQQLPIAALQASSGKQPQQKPAKPNFISIMLQSLGAELSVRWLLFLGVFLVVVSSGVLAASQWARFPASGQYGVLFAYTLSFWGLSFWATRQNNLRLTAQTLLIATLLLVPVNFWAMDSFRLWQNPVDWIVVAIAFPTLTAITVLLSKNQTIFTNLHPGKLPLANILGLSYLHWGWQLRGFPLIAVYLATIATTIITVYHNLFQQPHTVSDDRRRLSISLPATVIIYSLIVLLVRAIFVTKVDVTLLGLAIGICGWLMIWLAQQGRRAGGQGSRGAGEQGGRGAGEAGEVGEVTLIYSSSPLSPSSLLLWERLGGVLLFLGWLVSVVNYPWQAIAVSGLGLWFVGSRLRRYSLKRDFAGVFVIGLETILLSWRLVPDNLQKLAIATGTQLTNSQNEPWALLGIALFPYVILMVALTDSLYRSQKRELAKFGELLTLLFGAFLTTIAIVNPTLRSLNLLFSTATLAFVTQRRSPSSLPLVYLTHIMGVLTFCFTINWLFPSLTQQAWASILLALMVAEWRFSLEEGLWQRSAWDIGLGLAAASFFLLWMNAESSWYGIADSRSDWGVLWLVTPLALTGVANATIIERQITSRYLSVLAVIIAQLVTLQLSGIRLIGLAVGAGLMFANTRYLRNQVSALITEGFVLSFIGVLLWTGIPGLPRLAVAGWFVAGAIATLSLWLARTVLSRRGNELAVIYAAASDKWAITLCGLELLGLTLHSVLIYQGFTTSGFLFLIATAIALAAIVYRSWREPTNWAFYGIGWCLELLISQVLGLGERSIVRIAIANIALGLITQLVGEWWRRRHQLERFPSSLHILPLIYGAFSILLRLNTFTEWTGLYSLGAALIVIGVGRRRESFKPLLYLGIIGVSISAYELLFYQMSQASGGALGDGLIAMSALGASIMYAYRILSPWLVSYFRLTPEELKRIAHIHWVWGSCLLMAAIPLPIGVNRLVGLATGVFLIRYAIFQGRNSPTSPNFFGGITIAEMWVYLGLLEVAGMRIYWRETAVGRFWAGPLVPWNGAIACVVAYFLYILPWESWGWSKRPWQQAAYIIPLIILWETRLQTYPITLVLAAGFYIFLAKVGENIRFTYISVALIDWALYRWFDSLRLTDTLWYITPIGLSLLYIALVDTQLRLPEYKTPRHILRVLGSGLICGWAILFHQNTAWIPGIFSLIAIFAGLALRVRAFLYIGTATFLITTIYQSVIFSLQYSFLKWVVGLLVGILLIYIAANFETRRAQITSLIRSAIDEFQSWE is encoded by the coding sequence ATGTCATCCCCCCTTGAGCGCCCGCTAAAAATTGAAATCAGACTGCCATCTTCCGATCCTCAATTATTAGAAGGACTGGATATATGGTTGCGTTTAGGTCTAATATCTGATGCCCAAGTCAGGCAGTTATGTCGAGAGTTTCTGATATGTGCGGTGGTGTTGCAACCCCAGGTTGAAGCTCAGACAAAGGTAGTATTTGCAACTTCCGACCCCGTGCAGCAGTTGCCCATAGCAGCTTTACAAGCTAGTAGCGGTAAACAACCACAACAAAAACCAGCTAAACCCAACTTTATCAGCATAATGTTGCAGTCCTTGGGGGCAGAACTAAGTGTGCGTTGGCTACTTTTTCTAGGGGTTTTCTTGGTAGTGGTATCCTCTGGGGTACTGGCTGCTAGTCAATGGGCGAGGTTTCCCGCTTCTGGACAGTACGGGGTTTTATTTGCTTATACTTTGAGTTTTTGGGGATTAAGCTTTTGGGCGACTAGGCAAAATAACCTCAGATTGACGGCTCAGACATTGCTGATTGCCACTCTTTTGTTAGTGCCAGTGAATTTTTGGGCAATGGATAGCTTTCGGTTGTGGCAAAATCCTGTGGATTGGATTGTAGTTGCGATCGCCTTTCCTACCCTGACTGCTATAACTGTTTTACTCTCCAAAAATCAGACTATTTTTACCAATTTACATCCTGGCAAATTACCTCTAGCAAATATTCTAGGGCTGAGTTATCTGCATTGGGGTTGGCAATTAAGAGGATTTCCCTTAATTGCTGTTTATCTGGCAACGATCGCCACAACTATCATTACCGTTTATCACAATCTTTTCCAACAGCCTCATACTGTCAGTGACGATCGCCGTAGGTTAAGTATTAGTTTACCTGCTACTGTAATTATTTATTCTTTAATAGTATTGTTGGTGCGGGCAATTTTTGTTACCAAGGTAGATGTCACACTCTTGGGGTTAGCTATTGGTATTTGCGGCTGGTTGATGATTTGGTTAGCACAGCAGGGAAGGAGAGCAGGGGGGCAGGGGAGCAGGGGAGCAGGGGAGCAGGGGGGCCGGGGAGCAGGGGAAGCGGGGGAAGTAGGGGAAGTAACATTAATATACTCCTCATCTCCCTTATCTCCCTCATCTCTTTTACTCTGGGAAAGACTTGGGGGCGTTTTACTCTTTCTAGGTTGGCTGGTATCGGTAGTAAATTATCCTTGGCAAGCAATAGCTGTCAGTGGTTTGGGTTTGTGGTTTGTGGGGAGTCGCTTGCGGCGTTACAGTTTAAAGCGAGACTTTGCAGGGGTTTTTGTCATCGGCTTAGAGACGATTTTGCTAAGTTGGCGATTAGTACCTGATAACTTACAGAAATTAGCGATCGCAACTGGTACTCAACTCACCAATTCTCAAAATGAACCTTGGGCGCTGCTGGGTATAGCTTTATTTCCCTACGTAATTTTGATGGTGGCGCTTACAGATAGTTTGTATCGCAGCCAAAAGCGAGAATTAGCTAAATTTGGCGAACTGCTCACCCTGTTATTTGGAGCTTTTTTAACAACGATCGCTATAGTAAATCCCACATTGCGATCGCTAAATCTGCTATTTTCTACCGCCACTCTCGCATTCGTTACTCAACGCCGCTCCCCCTCATCCCTTCCCCTGGTATACCTAACTCACATCATGGGGGTGCTGACGTTTTGCTTTACCATTAATTGGTTATTCCCCAGCCTGACTCAACAAGCCTGGGCAAGTATTTTATTGGCTCTCATGGTTGCAGAATGGCGATTTAGCTTGGAGGAAGGACTATGGCAACGTAGTGCATGGGATATCGGTTTAGGATTAGCCGCAGCGAGTTTTTTCCTTTTGTGGATGAATGCAGAATCATCTTGGTATGGCATCGCTGATAGCCGATCTGATTGGGGAGTTTTATGGCTAGTTACGCCTTTAGCTCTGACGGGTGTTGCCAATGCCACAATTATAGAGCGGCAGATTACTAGCCGTTACTTGAGTGTCTTGGCTGTGATAATTGCCCAGCTAGTGACTTTACAACTATCAGGAATCAGATTAATTGGTTTGGCTGTAGGTGCTGGATTGATGTTTGCAAATACGCGCTATTTGCGAAACCAAGTATCTGCGTTAATTACAGAAGGATTTGTTTTAAGTTTCATTGGGGTGCTGTTGTGGACGGGTATACCTGGTTTACCTCGCCTAGCGGTAGCAGGTTGGTTTGTCGCTGGAGCGATCGCAACTCTAAGTTTATGGTTAGCGCGGACTGTTTTAAGCCGACGCGGTAACGAATTAGCAGTTATCTATGCAGCCGCTAGCGATAAATGGGCGATCACCTTATGTGGTTTGGAATTGTTAGGTTTGACACTGCACTCAGTGCTGATTTACCAAGGGTTTACTACTTCGGGATTTTTGTTCTTAATTGCCACTGCGATCGCTCTGGCAGCCATTGTTTATCGCAGTTGGCGCGAACCGACAAATTGGGCATTTTATGGGATTGGTTGGTGTTTGGAATTGTTGATTAGCCAGGTGCTAGGGTTGGGGGAACGCTCAATTGTGAGAATTGCAATCGCAAACATCGCCTTGGGTTTAATTACTCAACTTGTCGGCGAGTGGTGGCGACGACGACATCAATTAGAAAGGTTTCCTAGCAGTCTGCACATTTTGCCATTAATTTATGGTGCATTCAGTATATTGCTACGTTTGAACACCTTCACCGAATGGACAGGGTTGTATTCCTTGGGTGCAGCTTTAATTGTTATTGGCGTGGGGCGACGGCGCGAAAGCTTTAAACCCCTGCTGTATTTAGGAATTATTGGCGTATCAATTTCTGCTTATGAACTTTTGTTCTATCAAATGTCACAAGCTTCAGGAGGAGCATTAGGTGATGGATTAATTGCCATGTCTGCCCTTGGCGCGAGTATCATGTATGCTTACCGCATTCTGTCGCCTTGGCTTGTCAGCTACTTCCGCCTAACTCCCGAAGAATTGAAAAGAATTGCCCATATTCACTGGGTTTGGGGTAGCTGTTTATTAATGGCTGCTATTCCTCTTCCCATTGGAGTTAACCGTTTGGTGGGATTGGCAACTGGAGTATTTTTGATTCGCTATGCTATCTTTCAGGGACGAAATTCTCCCACTTCCCCCAATTTCTTCGGAGGAATTACAATCGCCGAGATGTGGGTTTACCTTGGCTTATTAGAGGTAGCCGGCATGAGGATTTATTGGCGGGAAACAGCAGTAGGGCGATTTTGGGCTGGGCCATTAGTTCCTTGGAATGGTGCGATCGCTTGTGTGGTAGCCTACTTTCTGTACATTCTACCTTGGGAAAGTTGGGGTTGGTCTAAAAGACCTTGGCAACAAGCTGCATACATCATACCTCTGATAATTTTATGGGAAACCAGACTGCAAACTTACCCCATTACCTTAGTACTCGCAGCTGGATTTTACATCTTTTTAGCAAAGGTGGGTGAAAACATCCGTTTCACCTATATTAGTGTGGCATTGATTGATTGGGCACTTTACCGTTGGTTTGATTCTTTACGCTTGACTGATACTTTGTGGTACATTACACCCATTGGATTATCACTGCTTTATATTGCTCTAGTGGATACCCAACTGAGGCTACCAGAGTATAAAACCCCTCGCCATATTCTGAGAGTGCTAGGTAGTGGTTTAATTTGTGGATGGGCAATTTTATTTCATCAAAATACAGCTTGGATACCGGGAATTTTCAGTCTCATCGCCATTTTTGCTGGATTAGCTTTACGAGTACGAGCTTTTCTCTACATTGGTACAGCCACTTTTTTAATCACTACAATCTATCAATCGGTAATTTTCAGCTTGCAGTACTCCTTTTTAAAATGGGTTGTTGGCTTGTTAGTTGGCATCTTACTGATTTATATCGCCGCCAACTTTGAAACCCGTCGCGCTCAAATAACTTCCTTAATTCGTAGCGCCATTGATGAATTTCAATCATGGGAATAG
- a CDS encoding XisH family protein, with protein sequence MPKLDIIHNAVKNALIKDGWAITDDPYVIQYRRTTLYADLGAERPIGAERDGQKLVVEVKSFVGASKIQDLKEALGQYDIYRYLLEETAPDRKLYLAVGAIAYKNFFNQDVIQLILHKHQLPLIVVDTETEEITQWIN encoded by the coding sequence ATGCCCAAGTTAGACATTATCCATAACGCGGTAAAAAACGCACTCATCAAGGACGGCTGGGCGATTACAGACGACCCCTACGTAATTCAGTATCGAAGAACAACCTTATACGCTGATCTCGGTGCTGAACGCCCAATTGGGGCTGAACGAGATGGGCAAAAACTTGTTGTTGAAGTGAAAAGCTTTGTTGGCGCATCAAAGATACAAGATTTGAAAGAAGCTCTCGGTCAGTATGACATCTACCGTTATCTTTTAGAGGAAACAGCGCCAGACCGTAAACTTTACCTTGCTGTTGGTGCGATCGCTTATAAAAATTTTTTCAACCAGGATGTGATTCAACTCATCCTCCACAAACATCAACTTCCACTCATTGTTGTCGATACAGAAACAGAGGAAATCACACAATGGATAAATTAA